The following proteins come from a genomic window of Geothrix edaphica:
- a CDS encoding DEAD/DEAH box helicase → MSFDTLGLLPELLRAVREQGYEHPTPIQTQAIPLVLEGRDLMGRAQTGTGKTAGFTLPMLQLLAPQANTSASPARHPIRALILTPTRELAMQVEESVRTYGKYIPLRSTTIFGGVNINPQTKALRAGVEILVATPGRLLDHQGQGNLNFSQLEILVLDEADRMLDMGFIRDIQKILALLPVKRQTLLFSATFTDEIKQLASKFLKNPASVQITPQNTAAELVRQVVHPVDRERKRALLAHIIQSRKLEQVLVFTRTKHGANRLSEQLDKDGISSMAIHGNKSQPQRIKALEDFKKGAVRVLVATDIAARGLDIDMLPHVVNYELPQVPEDYIHRIGRTGRAGSEGEALSLVCVDEHRLLKDIEKLLRKELPKDVIQGYAPDPSIPAEPIQTGRQGGGGGRSRGPARSSARPSSGQAPKGERGRHPARPSSRGK, encoded by the coding sequence ATGTCCTTCGATACCCTCGGGCTGCTGCCCGAGCTGCTGCGCGCCGTACGCGAGCAGGGCTACGAACACCCCACCCCCATCCAGACCCAGGCGATTCCCCTCGTGCTGGAGGGCCGCGACCTCATGGGCCGGGCCCAGACCGGCACCGGTAAGACCGCCGGCTTCACCCTGCCCATGCTCCAGCTGCTGGCCCCCCAGGCCAACACCTCGGCCTCGCCCGCGCGCCATCCCATCCGCGCCCTCATCCTCACGCCCACCCGCGAGCTGGCCATGCAGGTGGAGGAGAGCGTCCGTACTTATGGCAAGTACATCCCCCTGCGCTCCACCACCATCTTCGGCGGCGTGAACATCAACCCCCAGACCAAGGCCCTCCGCGCTGGCGTCGAGATCCTCGTCGCCACCCCCGGGCGCCTGCTGGATCACCAGGGCCAGGGCAACCTCAACTTCAGCCAGCTGGAGATCCTGGTGCTGGACGAAGCCGACCGCATGCTCGACATGGGCTTCATCCGTGACATCCAGAAGATCCTGGCCCTGCTGCCCGTCAAGCGGCAGACCCTGCTGTTCTCGGCCACCTTCACGGACGAGATCAAGCAGCTGGCCTCCAAGTTCCTCAAAAACCCCGCCTCGGTGCAGATCACGCCCCAGAACACTGCCGCCGAGCTGGTCCGCCAGGTCGTGCATCCCGTGGACCGGGAGCGCAAGCGCGCCCTGCTGGCCCACATCATCCAGTCCCGCAAGCTCGAGCAGGTGCTGGTCTTCACCCGCACCAAGCACGGCGCGAACCGCCTGTCCGAGCAGCTCGACAAGGACGGCATCAGCTCCATGGCCATCCACGGCAACAAGAGCCAGCCCCAGCGCATCAAGGCCCTGGAGGATTTCAAGAAGGGCGCCGTCCGCGTCCTGGTGGCCACGGACATCGCCGCGCGCGGCCTGGACATCGACATGCTGCCCCACGTGGTGAACTACGAGCTGCCCCAGGTGCCCGAGGACTACATCCACCGCATCGGCCGCACGGGCCGGGCCGGCAGCGAGGGCGAGGCCCTGTCGCTGGTCTGCGTGGACGAACACCGGCTGCTCAAGGACATCGAGAAGCTCCTGCGCAAGGAGCTGCCCAAGGACGTGATCCAGGGCTACGCCCCCGATCCCAGCATCCCCGCCGAGCCCATCCAGACCGGGCGCCAGGGCGGCGGCGGTGGCCGCAGCCGCGGTCCCGCCCGCAGCAGCGCCCGGCCCTCCTCCGGCCAGGCGCCCAAGGGTGAGCGGGGACGCCACCCCGCCCGGCCCAGCTCCCGGGGGAAGTGA
- a CDS encoding BadF/BadG/BcrA/BcrD ATPase family protein yields MARFIGLDLGAETLKAVELTRQGDGWAWTRRACVAHGKDPGRAFLDLLRGWDWDGVAGAAVTGRLGRPVALPRVPGRQALAAGFRLRHGPEPATVVSIGSRGFSVLELRVKGTEIYRENGRCAQGTGNFLQQLVGRFGLTVEEASALAEGVADPAPLSGRCPVILKTDMTHLANKGESRARILAGLLDAIAENVQALLKPKVCPERLLLAGGVARSTRIQAHFRRHAAAHGLTYLEASEDDRLYLEALGCAILAAEAPAALPGLDSLLRPPDRAPLEVSEPLSFHLDRVRRLQGPPESLAAGPVAAVPVEVIVGFDIGSTGSKAVALEPESGSVLWEDYLPTDGAPVAAAQALMRNLLAGTAAAHHIRGFGVTGSGREIVGSLLSVCYGREAVSVLNEIAAHATGALQCDPRVDTIFEIGGQDAKYIRLAGGKVVDAAMNEACSAGTGSFIEEQGRRFTGIDSVAQLGEVALSADHCISLGQHCSIFMAEVIDGAVAAGVPQATIIAGIYDSVVANYLNRVKGSRSVGQVIFCQGMPFASDALAAAVARQTGAEVIVPPKPGLMGAVGIALLAARELAWEEADDLDGARFLQAEVAAKDQFVCTATQGCGGAGNKCRIDRLTTRVDGTTTRFTWGGGCSLWDKGTRRAKLPDRAPDPFRERRELVARLSEPLSERRGRPLIGISGEFQLQGTFPFFATFLHELGFDLQVAPTPGRDTLKRGIEEAGVPFCAPMQQYHGLVAGMADARPDYLFLPMMRELPRVGGEPHAVVCPISQGAPDVLRLELGAAAPKVLSPVVDFGPGAYDSPAFLRVCRRLAADLGRDLPSEWRSAWRAARAAQLTFEAELTELGRRALAFCRERDLVPVVLLGRGYTLHNDVLNSNVPAILREQGAIAIPLDCLPLDEGVPTFDEVFWGHSQRILRAAWQIRRTPGLYSVFCSNYACGPDSFTVPFFAWLMEGRPYAVIETDGHSGDAGTKTRVEAFLHCVREDRPREGQCEPRPAADLCVGTRTFQEIHREGELLLIPPMGPEPEAVAAVMRGLGLPAEALPPSDLGALRLGRRQTSGKECLPMTLLLGGLLAHLERHPAGHVVLLLPAAFGPCRMGAYRTLHQLILKRLGEEARVRIWSPPYGDYFRGLPTGFKALILAGMAAFGTLERALCHIRAAERTPGAADAIRDKWAARIAAHLEATAAGDLGAARVVSEVATGRIYGIPALLRQALAELRRADSGADLPRVLLTGEIYVRLDPFANGQMARALAARGLRVDIEATTDFIEYSEYTARTQGAKTGPAARVERWVRERILAVAEGTLTTELDWPRRGSLPRILEASAPYLREALEGEAVLTLGAPLLGWRRGEIDAAVLVAPLECMPSKLADAQFIHATEREGLLILSVPLNGEPPDPEALDAFAFEVRRRRLLRRRSRRPASRDDRLRTASSI; encoded by the coding sequence ATGGCACGGTTCATCGGTCTCGACCTCGGCGCGGAGACCCTCAAGGCCGTGGAGCTGACGCGGCAGGGAGACGGCTGGGCCTGGACCCGGCGGGCCTGCGTGGCCCACGGGAAGGACCCCGGGAGGGCCTTCCTGGATCTGCTCCGCGGCTGGGACTGGGACGGCGTGGCCGGTGCCGCGGTGACGGGTCGCCTGGGACGGCCGGTGGCCCTGCCGCGGGTGCCGGGGCGCCAGGCCCTGGCCGCGGGCTTCCGGCTCCGGCATGGACCGGAGCCCGCCACGGTGGTCTCCATCGGCAGCCGGGGCTTCTCGGTGCTGGAGCTCCGGGTCAAGGGCACCGAGATCTACCGAGAGAATGGCCGCTGCGCCCAGGGGACGGGGAACTTCCTCCAGCAGCTGGTGGGGCGGTTCGGGCTCACGGTGGAGGAGGCCTCGGCCCTGGCGGAGGGTGTGGCCGACCCGGCGCCCCTGTCGGGCCGCTGCCCCGTGATCCTCAAGACGGACATGACCCATCTGGCCAACAAGGGGGAATCCCGCGCGCGCATCCTCGCCGGGCTGCTCGACGCCATCGCGGAGAACGTGCAGGCCCTCCTGAAGCCCAAGGTCTGCCCGGAGCGCCTGCTGCTCGCCGGCGGCGTGGCGAGGTCCACCCGCATCCAGGCCCACTTCCGCCGCCACGCAGCCGCCCATGGCTTGACCTATCTGGAAGCCTCCGAAGACGACCGCCTCTACCTGGAGGCCCTGGGCTGCGCCATCCTGGCCGCCGAGGCCCCCGCCGCCCTGCCGGGGCTGGATTCGCTCCTGCGCCCGCCGGATCGGGCGCCGCTGGAGGTCTCCGAACCGCTGTCCTTCCACCTGGACCGGGTCCGCCGCCTGCAGGGGCCGCCGGAATCTCTGGCCGCGGGCCCCGTGGCGGCCGTCCCCGTCGAGGTCATCGTCGGCTTCGACATCGGCTCCACGGGTTCCAAGGCGGTGGCCCTGGAGCCTGAGAGCGGATCCGTGCTCTGGGAGGACTACCTGCCCACGGACGGCGCGCCGGTGGCGGCCGCCCAGGCCCTCATGCGCAACCTCCTGGCGGGCACCGCCGCCGCGCACCACATCCGGGGCTTCGGCGTGACTGGGTCCGGCCGGGAGATCGTGGGTTCCCTGCTCTCCGTCTGCTACGGCCGGGAGGCGGTATCCGTGCTCAACGAGATCGCCGCCCACGCCACCGGAGCCCTGCAGTGCGATCCGCGGGTGGACACCATCTTCGAGATCGGCGGCCAGGACGCCAAATACATCCGGCTCGCCGGCGGCAAGGTGGTCGACGCGGCCATGAACGAGGCCTGCTCCGCCGGCACCGGGTCCTTCATCGAGGAGCAGGGGCGCCGCTTCACTGGGATCGACTCCGTGGCGCAGCTGGGCGAGGTGGCGCTGTCCGCGGACCACTGCATCTCCCTGGGCCAGCACTGCTCGATCTTCATGGCTGAGGTCATCGACGGGGCCGTGGCCGCCGGCGTGCCCCAGGCCACCATCATCGCGGGCATCTACGACTCCGTGGTGGCGAACTACCTGAACCGCGTGAAGGGCAGCCGCTCCGTGGGCCAGGTGATCTTCTGCCAGGGCATGCCCTTCGCCTCCGACGCCCTCGCCGCGGCGGTGGCCCGCCAGACCGGGGCCGAGGTCATCGTGCCGCCCAAGCCCGGCCTCATGGGCGCGGTGGGCATCGCGCTCCTGGCCGCCCGCGAGCTGGCCTGGGAGGAGGCCGACGACCTGGATGGGGCGCGCTTCCTCCAGGCGGAGGTGGCCGCCAAGGATCAGTTCGTCTGCACCGCCACGCAGGGCTGCGGCGGCGCCGGGAACAAGTGCCGCATCGACCGCCTCACCACGCGGGTGGACGGCACCACCACCAGGTTCACCTGGGGCGGCGGCTGCTCCCTGTGGGACAAGGGCACCCGGCGGGCCAAGCTGCCGGACCGGGCCCCCGACCCCTTCCGGGAGCGCCGGGAGCTGGTGGCCCGCCTCTCCGAGCCCCTCTCGGAGCGGCGGGGCCGGCCCCTCATCGGGATCAGCGGCGAGTTCCAGCTGCAAGGCACCTTCCCTTTCTTCGCCACCTTCCTCCACGAGCTCGGCTTCGACCTGCAGGTGGCCCCCACGCCGGGGCGCGACACGCTGAAGCGGGGCATCGAGGAAGCGGGGGTGCCCTTCTGCGCGCCCATGCAGCAGTACCACGGCCTCGTGGCCGGCATGGCGGATGCGAGGCCTGACTACCTGTTCCTGCCCATGATGCGGGAGCTTCCGAGGGTGGGCGGAGAGCCCCATGCGGTGGTCTGCCCCATCTCCCAGGGGGCCCCGGACGTGCTCCGCCTGGAGCTGGGAGCCGCTGCGCCCAAGGTGCTCTCCCCGGTGGTGGATTTCGGCCCCGGAGCCTACGACTCCCCGGCCTTCCTGCGCGTGTGCAGGCGCCTGGCCGCGGACCTGGGCCGGGACCTGCCTTCGGAATGGCGCTCCGCCTGGCGGGCGGCCCGGGCCGCCCAGCTGACCTTCGAGGCGGAGCTGACAGAGCTGGGCCGCCGGGCCCTGGCCTTCTGCCGGGAGCGGGACCTGGTGCCCGTGGTGCTGCTGGGCCGCGGCTACACCCTGCACAACGATGTGCTGAACTCCAACGTGCCCGCCATCCTCCGGGAGCAGGGCGCCATCGCCATCCCCCTGGACTGCCTGCCCCTGGACGAGGGCGTGCCCACCTTCGACGAGGTCTTCTGGGGCCACAGCCAGCGCATCCTGCGGGCCGCCTGGCAGATCCGCCGGACACCTGGCCTCTACAGCGTCTTCTGCTCGAACTACGCCTGCGGGCCCGACAGCTTCACCGTCCCCTTCTTCGCCTGGCTCATGGAGGGGCGCCCCTACGCCGTCATCGAGACAGACGGGCACTCGGGGGACGCCGGCACCAAGACTCGGGTGGAGGCCTTCCTCCACTGCGTCCGCGAGGACCGGCCGCGGGAAGGCCAGTGCGAGCCCCGACCGGCTGCGGACCTCTGCGTGGGCACCCGCACCTTCCAGGAGATCCACCGCGAGGGGGAGCTCCTGCTGATCCCGCCCATGGGCCCCGAGCCCGAAGCCGTCGCGGCCGTCATGCGTGGCCTGGGTCTGCCGGCCGAGGCCCTGCCGCCTTCGGACCTGGGCGCCCTGCGTCTCGGCCGCCGGCAGACCTCCGGAAAGGAGTGCCTGCCCATGACCCTGTTGCTGGGCGGGCTCCTCGCCCACCTGGAGCGCCACCCGGCCGGACACGTGGTCCTGCTGCTTCCCGCCGCCTTCGGCCCCTGTCGCATGGGGGCCTACCGCACCCTGCACCAGCTGATCCTGAAGCGCCTGGGCGAGGAGGCCCGGGTGCGGATCTGGTCCCCGCCCTACGGCGACTATTTCCGCGGCCTGCCCACGGGCTTCAAGGCCCTCATCCTCGCGGGCATGGCGGCCTTCGGCACCCTCGAGCGGGCCCTCTGCCACATCCGGGCCGCGGAGCGGACGCCCGGCGCGGCAGACGCCATCCGGGACAAGTGGGCCGCCCGCATTGCAGCTCATCTCGAAGCCACGGCCGCCGGCGACCTCGGCGCCGCGCGGGTGGTCTCCGAGGTGGCCACGGGCCGCATCTACGGCATCCCCGCCCTGCTCCGCCAGGCCCTGGCGGAGCTCCGGCGGGCGGACAGCGGGGCCGACCTGCCCCGGGTGCTGCTGACCGGGGAGATCTACGTGCGGCTCGATCCCTTCGCCAACGGCCAGATGGCGCGCGCCCTGGCCGCCCGGGGTCTGCGAGTGGATATCGAGGCCACCACCGACTTCATCGAATACTCCGAGTACACCGCGCGGACCCAGGGTGCCAAGACCGGCCCAGCCGCCCGGGTGGAGCGGTGGGTCCGGGAGCGGATCCTGGCCGTGGCCGAAGGGACGCTCACGACCGAGCTCGACTGGCCCCGTCGGGGCTCCCTGCCCAGGATCCTGGAAGCTTCAGCACCCTACCTGCGCGAGGCCCTGGAAGGCGAAGCCGTGCTCACCCTCGGCGCCCCCCTGCTGGGCTGGCGCCGGGGTGAGATCGACGCGGCCGTGCTGGTGGCGCCTCTGGAGTGCATGCCCTCCAAGCTGGCGGACGCCCAGTTCATCCACGCGACCGAACGGGAGGGCCTGCTCATCCTCTCCGTGCCCCTGAACGGCGAGCCGCCGGATCCCGAGGCCCTGGACGCCTTCGCCTTCGAGGTGCGCCGCCGACGCCTGCTCCGCCGACGGAGCCGCCGGCCCGCCTCCCGGGACGACCGGCTCCGCACCGCCTCCTCCATCTGA
- the hisS gene encoding histidine--tRNA ligase: MAQSVKGMRDLFGAELRWFQHIEETARRVFGRHGYGEIRTPILEELDVFKRSVGESSDIVNKEMYQFTDKGGREVVMRPENTAGVVRAAIQHKLLASSDPVLFYYIGQQFRYERMQTGRYRQFWQIGAESFGVASPESEAESLLMLHSFLKELGLKQMVFSINSVGTPESRPAFYTAFRAFFAARQEQFCSDCHRRIESNPLRVLDCKNETCQAALEGHPVITDYLDEASAKHHARLKALLTDLDIPYEENPRLVRGLDYYTRTAFELLSSDLGAQSALLGGGRYDLLVKHLGGPDVPAFGWAIGLDRLAMVLQQIHGEAPQVAPALLIPLGERAATEAFKLARGLWDAGIALQLETRGGALKKAMATANRTGIQTVLILGDGELDGGTITVKHMATGEQESWSMGEVFTRLK; encoded by the coding sequence ATGGCCCAATCGGTGAAAGGCATGCGGGATCTGTTCGGGGCGGAGCTGCGCTGGTTCCAGCATATCGAAGAAACCGCCCGCCGCGTGTTCGGCCGCCATGGCTACGGCGAGATCCGCACCCCCATCCTCGAGGAGCTGGACGTCTTCAAGCGCAGCGTCGGGGAGAGTTCCGACATCGTGAACAAGGAGATGTACCAGTTCACGGACAAGGGCGGCCGCGAAGTCGTGATGCGCCCCGAGAACACCGCCGGCGTGGTGCGGGCGGCCATCCAGCACAAGCTGCTGGCCTCCAGTGATCCCGTCCTGTTCTATTACATCGGCCAGCAGTTCCGCTACGAGCGCATGCAGACCGGCCGGTACCGCCAGTTCTGGCAGATCGGCGCCGAGAGCTTTGGCGTGGCCAGCCCCGAGAGCGAGGCCGAGAGCCTGCTCATGCTCCACAGCTTCCTGAAGGAGCTGGGACTCAAGCAGATGGTCTTCTCCATCAACAGCGTCGGCACTCCCGAGTCGCGCCCCGCCTTCTACACGGCCTTCCGCGCCTTTTTCGCGGCGCGGCAGGAGCAGTTCTGTTCCGACTGCCACCGGCGCATCGAGTCCAACCCGCTGCGCGTCTTGGACTGCAAGAACGAAACCTGCCAGGCGGCGCTCGAAGGACATCCGGTGATCACGGACTACCTGGACGAGGCCTCGGCGAAGCACCACGCCCGGCTCAAGGCTCTTCTCACAGACCTGGACATCCCCTACGAAGAGAATCCGCGGCTCGTGCGCGGCCTGGACTACTACACCCGCACGGCCTTCGAGCTGCTCAGCTCCGACCTGGGCGCCCAGAGCGCCCTGCTGGGCGGCGGCCGCTACGACCTGCTCGTGAAGCACCTGGGTGGCCCCGACGTGCCGGCCTTCGGCTGGGCCATCGGCCTGGACCGCCTGGCCATGGTGCTGCAGCAGATCCACGGCGAGGCCCCCCAGGTCGCCCCCGCCCTGCTCATCCCCCTGGGCGAGCGGGCCGCCACCGAGGCCTTCAAGCTGGCGCGCGGGCTCTGGGATGCCGGCATCGCCCTGCAGCTGGAGACCCGCGGTGGCGCCCTCAAGAAGGCCATGGCCACCGCCAACCGCACGGGCATTCAGACGGTGCTCATCCTGGGCGACGGCGAACTGGACGGCGGCACCATCACCGTCAAGCACATGGCGACCGGCGAGCAGGAGAGCTGGTCGATGGGCGAAGTGTTCACGCGGCTGAAATGA
- a CDS encoding N-acetylmuramoyl-L-alanine amidase family protein, with amino-acid sequence MIRLPSLLLTFSLLSWAQTPKPTGPPVHPPRLKVMVDPGHGGDDGGAKGPRGLKEKAAALEIGQAVAAKLEAAGFEAVFTRDDDTFIPLWDRARAANAQGADLFISLHLNAARTRAARGSEVYFLSLGKGDDDEVVAAENAGAGTAPTSADSVVASILDDLAQKAFLQDSERLAVAIQGQLNRLAGIKERGVKQAPFIVLRGAAMPAVLVEVAFISNPKEEEKLKDAAFRAKVADAITRGVRRYFAQANGSVRRRTVAGPG; translated from the coding sequence ATGATCCGACTCCCGAGCCTCCTGCTCACCTTCAGCCTACTGTCTTGGGCCCAGACCCCCAAACCCACCGGCCCTCCGGTCCATCCGCCGCGCCTGAAGGTCATGGTGGATCCGGGGCACGGCGGGGACGATGGCGGGGCCAAGGGGCCCAGGGGCCTGAAGGAGAAGGCCGCCGCCCTGGAGATCGGCCAGGCCGTGGCCGCCAAGCTGGAAGCCGCCGGGTTCGAGGCGGTGTTCACCCGGGACGATGACACCTTCATCCCCCTCTGGGATCGGGCCCGGGCCGCCAATGCCCAGGGGGCGGACCTCTTCATCAGCCTCCACCTGAACGCCGCCCGGACCCGTGCCGCTCGGGGCTCCGAAGTCTACTTCCTGAGCCTGGGCAAGGGCGACGACGACGAGGTGGTGGCCGCCGAGAACGCCGGCGCCGGGACCGCCCCGACCAGCGCAGACAGCGTGGTGGCGAGCATCCTGGATGACCTGGCCCAGAAGGCCTTCCTCCAGGATTCCGAGCGCCTGGCCGTGGCCATCCAGGGCCAGCTGAACCGCCTGGCGGGCATCAAGGAACGCGGCGTCAAGCAGGCGCCCTTCATTGTCCTGCGCGGCGCGGCCATGCCCGCCGTCCTGGTGGAGGTGGCCTTCATCTCCAACCCGAAAGAGGAGGAGAAGCTCAAGGACGCCGCCTTCCGCGCCAAGGTGGCCGACGCCATCACCCGCGGGGTGCGCCGCTACTTCGCCCAGGCCAACGGCAGCGTGCGGCGCCGGACCGTGGCCGGACCCGGCTGA
- a CDS encoding PadR family transcriptional regulator yields MDRELLKGSTPLLLLSLLCEGPMYGYQIIETVRQRTGGSYTLKEGALYPALHKLEATEFITSYWETQENGRERRYYSIQPAGQAFLSAKKKEWNQFVDMVQAFVGPRG; encoded by the coding sequence GTGGATCGTGAACTGCTGAAGGGCAGCACACCCCTGCTGCTGCTGTCGCTGCTCTGCGAGGGGCCCATGTATGGCTACCAGATCATCGAGACGGTCCGCCAGCGCACCGGGGGATCGTACACGCTGAAGGAAGGGGCCCTCTATCCGGCCCTCCACAAGCTGGAGGCCACGGAGTTCATCACCTCGTACTGGGAAACCCAGGAGAATGGCCGGGAGCGCCGCTACTACTCGATCCAGCCCGCCGGACAGGCCTTCCTCTCCGCCAAGAAGAAGGAGTGGAACCAGTTCGTGGACATGGTCCAGGCCTTCGTCGGGCCCCGAGGCTGA
- the rpmE gene encoding 50S ribosomal protein L31: MKEKIHPELHDVKVHCACGNEFMTRSTKKELRVEICSNCHPFFTGKQRLMDTEGRVEKFNKKYAKKEAPAAPAEAAVETAPETTEA; encoded by the coding sequence ATGAAGGAAAAGATCCACCCCGAGCTTCACGACGTGAAGGTCCACTGCGCCTGCGGCAACGAGTTCATGACGCGCTCCACCAAGAAGGAGCTGCGCGTGGAAATCTGCTCCAACTGCCACCCGTTCTTCACGGGCAAGCAGCGCCTGATGGACACCGAAGGCCGCGTGGAGAAGTTCAACAAGAAGTATGCGAAGAAGGAGGCCCCTGCGGCCCCCGCCGAAGCTGCTGTCGAGACTGCACCCGAGACCACCGAAGCCTAG
- the prfA gene encoding peptide chain release factor 1, protein MLDQLEAVEARFQEVEAQLQDPAVVSDPKRLRELAKLRAELEPVVLAFQTQRTRMRQLEEAELILGDKTMDAELREMAEMEIPDLKKAIAEGEAEIKRLLIPKDPADAKNVILEVRAGTGGEEAALFAAELFRMYIRFAERRGFKVSVLDESDADAGGLKEATAEIQGDGAYSLFRFESGVHRVQRVPKTETQGRIHTSAATVAVMPEAEEVDIEIHPKDLRIDTFCSGGKGGQSVNTTYSAVRLTHLPTNTVVSCQDERSQIKNMAKAMTVLRSRLLQKAQDEADAAHSALRKSQVGSGDRSEKIRTYNFPQGRVTDHRIGVTIHQIDSFMSGQIEPIIEPLRAAFEAERLQALEA, encoded by the coding sequence ATGCTCGACCAATTAGAAGCCGTCGAAGCCCGCTTCCAGGAAGTGGAGGCGCAGCTGCAGGATCCGGCCGTGGTGTCGGATCCCAAGCGCCTGCGTGAGCTGGCGAAGCTCCGCGCGGAGCTGGAGCCGGTGGTGCTGGCCTTCCAGACCCAGCGCACCCGCATGAGGCAGCTGGAGGAGGCGGAGCTCATCCTGGGCGACAAGACCATGGATGCGGAACTCCGCGAGATGGCGGAAATGGAGATTCCCGACCTGAAGAAGGCCATCGCCGAGGGCGAGGCCGAGATCAAGCGGCTGCTCATTCCCAAGGATCCCGCCGACGCCAAGAACGTCATCCTCGAAGTCCGTGCCGGCACCGGCGGCGAGGAGGCCGCGCTGTTCGCCGCAGAGCTGTTCCGCATGTACATCCGCTTCGCAGAGCGCCGGGGCTTCAAGGTGTCGGTGCTGGACGAGAGCGATGCGGACGCGGGTGGGCTCAAGGAGGCCACCGCCGAGATCCAGGGGGACGGGGCCTACAGCCTCTTCCGCTTCGAGAGCGGCGTGCACCGCGTGCAGCGGGTGCCCAAGACCGAGACCCAGGGCCGCATCCACACTTCCGCCGCCACCGTGGCCGTCATGCCCGAGGCCGAGGAGGTGGACATCGAGATCCACCCGAAGGACCTCCGCATCGACACCTTCTGCTCCGGCGGCAAGGGGGGGCAGAGCGTGAACACCACCTACTCCGCCGTGCGCCTCACCCACCTGCCCACGAACACCGTGGTCAGCTGCCAGGACGAGCGCAGCCAGATCAAGAACATGGCCAAGGCCATGACCGTGCTCCGCAGCCGCCTCCTCCAGAAGGCCCAGGACGAGGCCGACGCGGCCCACTCCGCCCTCCGCAAGTCCCAGGTGGGCAGCGGTGACCGCAGCGAGAAGATCCGCACCTACAACTTCCCCCAGGGCCGCGTCACCGACCACCGCATCGGCGTCACCATCCACCAGATCGACAGCTTCATGTCCGGCCAGATCGAGCCGATCATCGAACCTCTGCGGGCGGCGTTCGAGGCCGAGCGGCTGCAGGCGCTGGAGGCGTGA
- a CDS encoding nucleotide exchange factor GrpE, which yields MTTGTPREPHDKPAPPTGEPEDVVDLSLDDALDGDLQSVADEVASEYPAPAGEEADPMDRGEPRVDLESALTEAEGQMEEMLRREGELMDQHRRLAADFNNFRNRAQRDIAMAVEQAERKILLEMLPVLDNFERGLSASYQDVESFRAGVELIQKQFLEALRRMNVEPLPLKVGEAFDALHAEALTTFSDPNLPDGAVAAVYERGYKLKGQLLRPARVVVNRLQDSGKS from the coding sequence ATGACCACCGGCACCCCCCGCGAGCCCCATGACAAGCCAGCTCCGCCCACCGGAGAGCCGGAGGACGTGGTGGACCTCAGCCTGGACGATGCCCTGGACGGGGATCTCCAGTCCGTGGCCGACGAGGTGGCTTCGGAATATCCGGCCCCGGCCGGGGAGGAAGCCGATCCCATGGACCGCGGGGAGCCCCGGGTGGACCTGGAATCGGCCCTCACCGAGGCCGAGGGGCAGATGGAGGAGATGCTGAGGCGCGAGGGCGAGCTGATGGATCAGCACCGCCGCCTCGCGGCGGACTTCAACAACTTCCGCAACCGGGCCCAGCGGGACATCGCCATGGCCGTGGAGCAGGCCGAGCGGAAGATCCTCCTCGAGATGCTGCCCGTCCTCGACAACTTCGAGCGGGGTCTCAGCGCCTCCTACCAGGATGTCGAATCCTTCCGCGCCGGTGTGGAGCTGATCCAGAAGCAGTTCCTGGAGGCCCTCCGCCGCATGAACGTCGAGCCCCTCCCCCTCAAGGTCGGCGAGGCCTTCGATGCCCTTCACGCCGAGGCGCTCACCACCTTCAGCGACCCGAACCTGCCTGATGGCGCCGTGGCTGCGGTCTACGAGCGCGGCTACAAGCTCAAGGGGCAGCTCCTCCGCCCCGCCCGCGTGGTGGTGAACCGGCTGCAGGACTCGGGAAAGTCCTAG